One region of Dokdonia sp. 4H-3-7-5 genomic DNA includes:
- the gldN gene encoding gliding motility protein GldN codes for MSLKRLIFVALGLLMAVPAFAQGNILNAKTPDEMFEVTEEQKAKDNDNPLPYGYVEKRDVLWAKNTWEVIDLDERVNFPLYYPIDTINMGSDRRSLFDVLVKNIKNGKIDAIYRDSYFTEKIQLGDLSAAMVKIDTSDAGYDQLNAGESISDYNIERTEITAYDINAYHIRGYWYIDKRQGELKYRLLGIAPVSGDVNFLDDASAADIELFWIWFPGAREVLHNAKAFNRKNTSMPISFDHLLNSRRFNATIYKEDNVQGDRKVKEYINDNSMMQLLESDRIKERIRDIEQDLWNY; via the coding sequence ATGAGTCTTAAACGTTTAATTTTTGTTGCACTCGGTCTATTGATGGCAGTTCCAGCATTTGCACAAGGAAATATCCTTAATGCAAAAACGCCAGATGAAATGTTTGAAGTTACCGAAGAGCAAAAAGCAAAGGACAATGACAATCCATTGCCATACGGTTACGTAGAAAAACGTGACGTGTTGTGGGCAAAAAACACATGGGAGGTTATTGATCTTGATGAACGCGTAAATTTCCCGCTCTACTACCCTATTGATACTATCAATATGGGATCAGATCGTCGTTCACTTTTTGATGTTCTAGTAAAGAATATTAAAAATGGAAAGATTGATGCTATTTACAGAGATTCATACTTCACAGAAAAAATCCAACTAGGAGATCTTTCTGCCGCAATGGTAAAAATTGATACTTCTGATGCTGGATATGATCAATTAAATGCTGGAGAGTCAATTTCTGATTATAACATCGAGCGCACAGAGATCACTGCTTATGATATCAACGCATACCACATACGTGGATACTGGTATATCGATAAGCGTCAAGGAGAACTTAAGTACCGATTATTAGGTATTGCACCAGTTTCTGGTGATGTAAATTTCTTAGATGATGCAAGTGCAGCAGATATTGAACTTTTCTGGATATGGTTTCCAGGAGCGCGTGAAGTATTGCACAATGCAAAAGCATTTAACCGCAAGAATACGTCTATGCCTATATCATTTGACCACTTGTTAAATAGTAGACGTTTTAACGCGACTATTTATAAAGAGGATAACGTACAAGGTGACCGTAAGGTTAAGGAGTACATCAATGATAACTCAATGATGCAATTACTAGAGTCAGATCGTATCAAAGAACGTATTAGGGATATTGAACAGGATCTTTGGAATTACTAG
- a CDS encoding NAD(P)/FAD-dependent oxidoreductase, producing the protein MKEVDYIIVGLGLAGIAFCEECERNGKSFIVIDKGTEGASRVAAGLYNPVILKRYSLPWKAIEQFDLAIPYFRNLEEKLGESFMYELPVRKVFHSIEDQNNWFTASDKPGLERFVKTAIVKEEREEISAPFNYGEVLETGRVAITKLQTSYEQYLVDKSAFAKAVFDYDLLQLQDSSVTYDGYKASRIVFAEGYGVKQNPYFGKLPLVGNKGEYIIISAPQLQLNAAIKSSFFIVPLGNDLYKVGATYNWTDKDWEATTEAREELLEKLDALINVSYAVVDQEAGVRPTTGDRRPLLGVHPIYNQLAILNGLGTRGIMAGPLLAKYLYNFLEHQEALPAELDVMRFPKKFK; encoded by the coding sequence GTGAAAGAAGTAGATTATATTATCGTAGGTCTTGGGCTGGCAGGTATCGCATTTTGTGAAGAGTGCGAGCGCAATGGTAAGTCTTTTATTGTCATAGATAAAGGAACAGAAGGCGCAAGCCGTGTAGCAGCTGGTTTGTATAACCCAGTAATTTTAAAGCGATACTCACTGCCTTGGAAGGCTATTGAGCAATTTGACCTTGCAATACCATATTTCAGAAATTTAGAAGAGAAACTCGGCGAGTCGTTCATGTATGAATTGCCCGTGCGCAAAGTATTCCATTCTATCGAAGATCAAAATAATTGGTTTACAGCAAGTGATAAGCCTGGATTGGAGCGGTTTGTGAAAACTGCGATAGTAAAGGAAGAGCGTGAGGAGATTTCGGCACCATTTAATTATGGGGAGGTGCTTGAGACAGGTAGAGTTGCAATCACAAAACTCCAGACGTCATATGAGCAATACCTTGTTGATAAGTCCGCTTTCGCGAAAGCGGTATTTGATTATGACTTATTACAATTACAAGACTCATCAGTAACATATGATGGCTACAAAGCCTCTCGAATTGTCTTTGCCGAAGGTTATGGAGTGAAGCAAAACCCTTACTTCGGGAAATTGCCATTAGTTGGTAATAAGGGAGAATACATAATTATCAGTGCTCCACAATTACAATTAAATGCAGCAATTAAATCTTCATTCTTTATCGTTCCATTAGGAAACGATCTTTATAAAGTAGGTGCAACTTATAATTGGACAGATAAAGATTGGGAAGCGACAACAGAAGCTCGTGAAGAGCTTTTAGAAAAGCTTGACGCACTAATTAATGTTTCTTATGCAGTCGTCGATCAAGAGGCGGGCGTGCGTCCTACGACGGGGGATAGAAGACCACTCCTTGGTGTTCACCCTATCTACAACCAGCTAGCCATATTAAATGGATTAGGCACAAGAGGAATCATGGCAGGTCCTCTGCTAGCGAAGTATCTCTATAATTTTTTAGAGCATCAAGAAGCACTCCCTGCTGAATTGGATGTGATGCGTTTTCCTAAAAAATTCAAGTAG
- a CDS encoding DUF983 domain-containing protein: MGILKGSKINSIIKGKCPVCQNESMYKNPNPYILSQTLKMHERCSHCNTKYKIEPSFFYGAMYVSYPVGIAFATAAFVITYFFFEATLVNTFIAIVGTMIVFMPVIMRLARNIWINFFMKYDPAKDQLSS; this comes from the coding sequence ATGGGAATTCTAAAAGGCAGCAAAATTAACAGTATTATTAAAGGAAAATGCCCTGTTTGTCAAAATGAATCCATGTATAAAAACCCAAATCCGTACATACTTTCCCAAACGCTCAAAATGCATGAACGCTGCTCTCATTGCAATACAAAATACAAAATAGAACCTTCCTTCTTTTATGGGGCAATGTATGTAAGTTACCCTGTTGGGATTGCTTTTGCGACAGCAGCATTTGTAATTACCTACTTCTTTTTTGAGGCAACTCTAGTTAATACATTTATCGCAATTGTAGGAACCATGATTGTATTCATGCCTGTCATTATGCGACTTGCTCGAAATATATGGATCAATTTTTTCATGAAGTACGACCCAGCTAAAGATCAACTGTCAAGCTAA
- a CDS encoding ABC-F family ATP-binding cassette domain-containing protein, translated as MLNIHNLSVSFQGEYLFEEITFRLNGGDRVGLVGKNGAGKSTMLRIISGEQPYDTGSIAIEKEISIGFLKQDIDFVEGRTVLQESYEAFKEIKELEGKLEEINSQLATRTDYESEGYNQLMIDINDVQHQYEVHGGYNYKGETERILQGLGFKREDFDKLTDTFSGGWRMRIELAKLLLQNHDILLLDEPTNHLDIESIIWLETFLKGYSGAVAIVSHDKMFLDNVTNRTIEISLGRIYDYPKPYTEYLVLRKELREQQLASQKNQQKQIEQTEKLIEKFRAKASKATMAQSLIKKLDKIDRIEVDEDDNSVMTLKFPVSVTPGKVVVEANDVEKSYGDKTVLQGIDLLVERNTKTAFVGQNGQGKSTLAKIIVGELAHQGDVKLGHNVQIGYFAQNQAEYLDGSKTVEETMIDAADERTRPLVRNILGSFLFRGEEVDKYVRVLSGGERNRLALAKLMLQPFNVLVMDEPTNHLDIKSKNVLKDSLKQFEGTLIVVSHDRDFLQGLTDRVYEFKDHRIREFLGDVDHYLEQREVSNLREIEKRDVIKKEAPAKSSKKSYEDQKKLKSLNNRLSKVESNINKLEREVKQLDAELATNYDETVAKPDFFDNYNGKKKKLDGYMEDWGKITEELDALN; from the coding sequence ATGCTTAATATTCATAACCTTTCTGTCTCTTTTCAAGGCGAATATCTTTTTGAAGAAATCACCTTCCGTCTTAATGGAGGAGATCGCGTGGGGCTTGTAGGTAAAAATGGTGCAGGTAAGTCTACTATGTTGCGCATTATTTCTGGCGAGCAACCTTATGATACTGGATCTATAGCTATTGAAAAAGAGATAAGTATTGGTTTTCTTAAGCAGGATATTGACTTTGTAGAAGGAAGAACCGTTCTTCAAGAATCTTATGAAGCTTTTAAAGAAATTAAGGAGCTAGAAGGCAAACTTGAGGAGATTAATAGTCAGCTAGCTACTCGTACAGATTATGAGAGTGAGGGATATAACCAGTTAATGATTGACATAAACGATGTGCAACATCAATATGAGGTGCATGGAGGTTATAACTATAAAGGAGAGACAGAACGTATCCTTCAGGGACTAGGTTTTAAACGTGAAGATTTTGATAAGCTTACAGATACTTTTTCTGGAGGATGGCGCATGCGTATTGAGCTTGCAAAGCTATTACTTCAAAACCATGACATCCTATTACTGGATGAGCCTACAAACCACTTAGATATAGAATCTATTATTTGGCTTGAGACCTTCTTAAAAGGATATTCTGGAGCTGTAGCAATTGTGTCGCACGATAAAATGTTCTTAGACAATGTTACAAATCGTACTATTGAGATTTCTTTAGGACGTATTTATGATTACCCCAAACCATACACAGAGTACCTAGTCTTACGTAAAGAATTAAGAGAGCAGCAACTTGCTTCTCAGAAAAACCAGCAAAAGCAAATAGAGCAAACGGAGAAACTCATTGAGAAATTCCGTGCAAAAGCATCTAAGGCAACTATGGCACAATCTCTTATTAAGAAGCTTGATAAGATAGATCGCATTGAAGTAGATGAGGATGATAATAGTGTGATGACATTAAAATTTCCAGTATCCGTTACTCCAGGAAAAGTGGTGGTAGAGGCAAACGATGTTGAGAAAAGTTATGGGGATAAGACAGTACTACAAGGGATAGATTTACTTGTAGAAAGAAATACAAAGACTGCCTTTGTAGGGCAAAATGGTCAAGGCAAATCTACACTTGCTAAAATTATAGTAGGAGAACTAGCGCACCAAGGTGATGTAAAGTTAGGACACAATGTGCAAATAGGATACTTCGCTCAAAATCAAGCAGAATACCTAGACGGCTCAAAAACCGTTGAGGAAACAATGATCGATGCGGCAGATGAACGCACTAGGCCGCTTGTGCGTAATATTTTAGGTTCTTTTCTTTTTAGGGGTGAAGAAGTAGATAAATATGTGCGTGTACTTTCTGGAGGTGAGCGTAACAGACTTGCACTTGCAAAATTGATGTTGCAGCCTTTTAATGTGCTTGTGATGGATGAGCCTACTAACCACCTCGACATAAAATCTAAGAATGTTTTAAAGGATAGTCTTAAGCAGTTTGAAGGAACCCTTATTGTAGTATCTCACGATCGTGATTTCTTACAAGGACTTACAGATCGCGTTTATGAATTTAAAGACCACCGTATACGTGAATTTCTGGGTGATGTAGATCATTATCTTGAACAGCGCGAGGTGTCAAACTTACGCGAGATAGAAAAGAGAGATGTCATCAAAAAAGAGGCGCCAGCAAAAAGCTCTAAAAAATCATACGAAGATCAGAAGAAGCTTAAATCACTTAATAATAGGTTGAGTAAGGTGGAATCTAATATCAACAAACTTGAAAGAGAAGTTAAGCAACTTGATGCTGAGCTTGCAACTAATTATGATGAGACCGTTGCGAAGCCAGATTTTTTTGATAATTATAACGGCAAAAAAAAGAAGCTAGATGGGTATATGGAAGACTGGGGCAAAATCACAGAAGAGCTCGACGCTTTGAACTAA
- a CDS encoding efflux RND transporter periplasmic adaptor subunit: MRNIILSVIGVLVIVGAIFAAIKISESNDKPKPEVKKVVKTVFVEEVKNGTVPITIPANGSLVAKNRLELYAEVQGVFRSSAHDFKAGQSYRRGETLIRIDGAEFNASIQSARSEFSNLLTSLMPDLRLDYPEAFPQWQEYLEKFSVDKSIPDLPEITSDNVRYFITGRGVSAAYYNIKNLEQRSYKYRITAPFSGIVTEALVTNGTLIRQGQKLGEFIDTSVFELELSISKNLSDLLKIGEDVSLKTVNGNKSYTGKVVRVNGRVDQATQTIGVFVQVDGDDLKEGMYLESLLEAKNEQNAIELSRKLLVDQNKIFVLKDSILDVMEVNPVYFSPDKMVVKGIPDGTKVLSKSVPGAYAGMLVKENKEQTQTPE; this comes from the coding sequence ATGCGTAACATAATACTCTCTGTAATAGGTGTGCTCGTAATTGTAGGAGCTATTTTTGCCGCTATTAAAATTAGTGAAAGCAATGACAAACCAAAACCTGAAGTAAAAAAGGTTGTTAAAACTGTTTTTGTAGAAGAAGTAAAAAATGGAACAGTACCAATCACCATACCAGCAAATGGCTCATTGGTTGCAAAAAATAGGCTAGAATTATATGCCGAGGTTCAAGGGGTTTTTCGAAGTAGTGCACATGATTTTAAAGCAGGTCAATCATATAGAAGAGGCGAGACCTTGATACGCATAGACGGTGCAGAGTTTAATGCCTCTATACAATCTGCTCGAAGCGAATTTTCAAACCTTCTCACTTCTTTAATGCCAGATCTACGTTTAGATTACCCAGAAGCTTTTCCGCAATGGCAAGAATATCTAGAAAAATTTAGTGTTGACAAAAGTATACCTGACCTTCCAGAAATCACTTCTGATAATGTAAGATATTTCATAACAGGGCGTGGAGTATCTGCAGCCTACTACAACATCAAGAATTTAGAGCAGCGTTCTTATAAATATAGAATAACAGCACCATTTTCTGGAATAGTAACGGAAGCTTTAGTGACGAACGGAACTTTAATAAGGCAAGGTCAAAAGTTAGGTGAATTTATCGATACCTCTGTCTTTGAACTTGAATTATCTATAAGTAAAAACTTGAGTGACCTTCTCAAAATTGGAGAGGATGTGAGCCTAAAAACTGTAAATGGTAATAAATCATATACTGGTAAGGTAGTTCGTGTTAATGGAAGAGTAGATCAAGCTACACAAACAATCGGTGTTTTTGTACAAGTGGATGGAGACGACTTAAAAGAAGGAATGTATCTTGAATCCTTGCTTGAAGCAAAAAATGAACAAAATGCAATTGAGCTTTCTAGAAAATTACTTGTAGATCAAAACAAAATTTTTGTTCTTAAGGATAGTATTCTTGATGTTATGGAAGTTAATCCTGTATATTTTTCTCCAGATAAAATGGTTGTTAAAGGTATCCCAGATGGAACTAAGGTTTTATCTAAATCTGTTCCAGGAGCATACGCAGGTATGTTAGTAAAGGAGAATAAAGAACAAACACAAACCCCAGAATGA
- a CDS encoding efflux RND transporter permease subunit translates to MKKIISYFIRYSVAGNVLILAFVIFGVAGILQLKSSFFPLQEAEIININVTYPGAAPQEIEEGVVLKIEDNLKGLIGVERVTSTSRESGGSITVEIETDENIDDMLAEVKNAVDRVPNFPTGMEPLVVSKQEQIRQTIDFAISGENIELSALKNIARDIENDLRAMDGISQINISGYPQEEIEIAVRENDLLAYDLTFVEVAQAVSRANILTTGGNIKTDAEDYLIRASNRVYYGNELNNIVVRSQQDGTTVRLQDVADVSDRFSETPNASYFNGNMAVNIEITNTNSEDLITTADQVNEYILEFNEKYTGIHIDVVSDSSIRLNERTNLLIENGAVGIILVLVFLSFFLNTRLAFWVAFGLPISFLGMFIFADSFDVTINVLSLFGMIIVIGILVDDGIVISENIYQHFEMGKSRTQAAIDGTMEVLPPIIAAITTTILAFSTFLFLDGRIGNFFGEVSVIVILTLVVSLVEALVILPAHIAHSKALIPDDEISIKDKKGIDKLLFKLRKYNEYGDQMMRYLRDKVYSPILRFALQQRFVTFAILAALMILTIGSISGGIIRTAFFPNIASDRVSINLLMPEGTNPKITDSIITSIETAVWVVNEDYTARQSGNKQVVENIIKRVGPGNNKASLNVNLLPGEERDFASQEITNSIREQVGEVYGVELLTFGSGGNFGGSPVSVSILGNNTEELKAVKQELRTYMETNPLLADVTDTDPEGIKEINVELNETAYALGLNLADVMSQIRAGFFGLQAQRFQRGQDEIRVWVRYARSDRESINDLDEMRIVTPSGQRVPFAEIGTYEIMRSDESIRHLNGLREIQVNADLKDPKGSPTEILATIENTVMPDILSKYPTVRVIYEGQNREAKKLTDSAEIVVPVIIFLIYIVIAFTFRSYSQPLLLILMIPFSLIAVGWGHWIHDFPVNILSALGIIALIGIMVNDGLVLIGKFNSFLREGMAFDTALYEAGRTRFRAIFLTSVTTIAGIAPLLLEKSRQAQFLKPMAISIAYGIGIATVLTLIILPILLSFTNTVKQKSKWLVTNEKVTKEEVERAIKEMKEEEEHNTSNAAMDDKNSSDGDATLIKPLYDK, encoded by the coding sequence ATGAAAAAAATAATAAGTTATTTTATAAGATATTCGGTAGCTGGGAATGTTCTAATTCTAGCCTTTGTAATCTTTGGGGTTGCAGGTATATTGCAGCTTAAGTCATCCTTTTTTCCTTTACAGGAAGCCGAAATTATTAATATTAATGTTACTTATCCAGGTGCAGCTCCTCAAGAAATAGAAGAAGGTGTTGTACTTAAAATTGAGGATAACCTTAAAGGTTTAATAGGGGTTGAACGTGTGACCTCTACTTCACGAGAAAGTGGTGGGAGTATTACTGTAGAAATTGAAACGGATGAGAATATTGATGATATGCTTGCCGAGGTAAAAAATGCAGTTGATAGAGTGCCTAACTTTCCGACAGGTATGGAACCTCTTGTGGTATCAAAACAAGAGCAAATACGTCAAACTATTGATTTTGCAATAAGTGGTGAGAATATTGAATTAAGTGCGCTTAAGAATATAGCTAGAGATATTGAAAATGACCTTAGGGCCATGGATGGTATTTCACAAATAAATATATCTGGATACCCACAAGAGGAAATCGAAATTGCTGTCCGAGAAAACGATCTTCTTGCGTATGATCTCACATTTGTAGAAGTCGCACAAGCTGTAAGTCGAGCAAATATCCTTACGACAGGTGGTAATATCAAAACTGATGCAGAAGATTATCTTATAAGGGCTAGTAACCGTGTTTATTATGGTAATGAGCTTAATAATATTGTTGTGCGATCACAACAAGATGGAACCACAGTGCGACTTCAAGATGTTGCCGATGTAAGCGATCGATTTTCTGAAACTCCAAATGCCTCTTACTTTAATGGTAATATGGCAGTTAATATTGAAATAACAAATACTAATAGTGAAGATCTCATAACGACAGCAGATCAAGTAAACGAGTATATTTTAGAATTCAATGAAAAGTATACGGGTATACACATTGACGTAGTAAGTGATTCATCTATACGTCTAAATGAACGCACAAATCTGCTTATTGAAAATGGAGCTGTTGGAATTATTCTTGTTTTAGTCTTTCTATCCTTTTTTCTAAACACAAGACTAGCTTTTTGGGTAGCCTTTGGGTTGCCTATATCCTTTTTAGGAATGTTTATTTTTGCCGACTCATTTGATGTTACTATTAATGTGCTGTCGTTATTTGGAATGATCATCGTGATAGGGATTCTAGTAGACGATGGTATTGTGATTTCAGAGAATATCTATCAGCATTTTGAAATGGGGAAATCTCGCACACAAGCCGCGATAGATGGAACAATGGAAGTACTGCCGCCGATTATAGCAGCAATCACAACAACTATACTTGCTTTTTCTACATTCCTATTTTTGGATGGGCGGATAGGTAATTTTTTTGGCGAAGTCTCCGTTATTGTAATATTAACACTGGTGGTTTCTCTAGTAGAGGCATTAGTAATCCTTCCCGCACACATTGCACACTCAAAAGCACTTATACCTGACGATGAAATTTCTATCAAGGATAAAAAGGGAATAGATAAACTCTTATTTAAACTAAGAAAATATAATGAGTACGGTGATCAAATGATGCGTTATCTGAGGGATAAAGTATATAGTCCCATACTGAGATTTGCTTTGCAACAACGTTTTGTGACTTTTGCAATACTTGCTGCTCTTATGATCTTAACTATAGGGAGTATAAGTGGAGGAATTATACGTACAGCCTTTTTTCCAAATATTGCTAGTGATAGGGTAAGTATTAACCTATTGATGCCAGAAGGTACTAATCCAAAGATTACAGATAGTATTATAACATCAATTGAGACAGCTGTGTGGGTTGTAAATGAGGATTATACTGCAAGACAATCAGGTAACAAACAGGTAGTCGAAAACATTATAAAGCGTGTAGGACCGGGTAACAATAAAGCTTCTTTAAATGTTAACTTGCTTCCGGGTGAAGAAAGAGATTTTGCTTCCCAAGAAATAACAAACTCAATACGAGAACAGGTAGGGGAAGTTTATGGAGTAGAATTGTTAACATTTGGGTCTGGAGGAAATTTTGGAGGTAGTCCTGTTTCAGTTTCTATTTTGGGTAATAATACTGAAGAATTAAAAGCTGTTAAACAAGAGCTTAGGACGTATATGGAGACAAATCCATTACTAGCAGATGTGACAGACACAGATCCAGAGGGTATTAAAGAAATTAATGTAGAGCTTAATGAAACTGCATATGCTCTTGGTTTAAATCTTGCGGATGTAATGTCTCAAATAAGAGCAGGCTTTTTTGGTCTACAAGCTCAACGTTTTCAGAGAGGTCAAGATGAAATACGAGTTTGGGTCAGGTATGCACGTTCTGATAGGGAATCAATAAATGATCTTGATGAAATGCGAATTGTAACTCCTAGTGGACAAAGAGTTCCTTTTGCTGAAATTGGCACTTATGAAATTATGCGTAGTGACGAGTCAATACGACACCTTAACGGCCTTAGAGAAATTCAAGTGAATGCAGATCTTAAAGATCCCAAAGGTAGTCCTACAGAGATTTTGGCCACTATAGAGAATACAGTGATGCCAGACATACTCTCAAAATACCCAACGGTAAGAGTAATATATGAGGGGCAAAATAGAGAGGCAAAAAAACTTACCGACTCCGCAGAGATTGTAGTTCCTGTGATTATATTTCTTATTTATATTGTGATTGCTTTTACTTTCAGAAGCTACAGTCAACCTCTTTTATTGATTTTAATGATACCGTTTAGTCTTATAGCAGTGGGCTGGGGCCATTGGATTCACGATTTTCCTGTAAATATTCTTTCTGCCTTAGGTATTATTGCTTTGATAGGTATTATGGTTAATGATGGGTTGGTTCTTATTGGTAAGTTTAACTCATTTTTACGGGAAGGAATGGCATTTGACACTGCGTTATATGAGGCAGGGAGAACGCGTTTTAGAGCAATATTTCTTACATCAGTCACAACAATTGCCGGTATAGCTCCATTGCTATTAGAAAAAAGTAGGCAGGCGCAGTTTCTTAAACCTATGGCAATATCTATAGCTTACGGAATTGGTATTGCTACAGTATTAACATTGATTATACTTCCAATACTTTTATCATTTACAAATACGGTGAAGCAGAAGTCTAAGTGGTTGGTAACAAATGAAAAGGTCACTAAGGAAGAAGTAGAGCGTGCAATTAAGGAGATGAAAGAGGAGGAAGAGCATAATACTTCAAATGCTGCGATGGATGATAAAAATAGCTCAGACGGGGATGCTACCTTAATAAAACCACTTTATGACAAATAG
- a CDS encoding TolC family protein, with the protein MTNRLYSVPLILVLLCAYVSAFAQEPQTPFLSSEDAVRAMLTNNFGIQIANNNVGVADNNTSILNSDYLPTVFGQAGANFDRTTSTTDFNGALDNDGNARPNVVIPDAETVRYDASINASYTLFDGLGRFYNYKQLKEQYNLSQLEARETIENTMVQLFSVYYEVARIEENIAVFETALEISRKRETRAQYQFDYGQVNKLQILNAQVDIVTDSINLLNAKQQLRNTQRDLNVVLAAPLENLKTADTTVAFVSPLLIDSYVEQASVNNVNLLQVEQDIIISDYEIKKAKGLFLPTIGLTGSYGWNLANNPASAFFPGTTRSSTSLAAGASLSWNIFDGGRSIVGLKNARIALDSQKLIKEQLKQQVYRDIANAKGNYQNALMVFRLQEQNVITSEANFERSSEQFKLGQVSSVEFRQAQLNLLNAQTTKNAAKYTAKLAEIQLLQLTGQLLNVDF; encoded by the coding sequence ATGACAAATAGATTATATAGCGTGCCATTAATTTTGGTATTATTATGTGCTTATGTCAGCGCATTTGCTCAAGAACCCCAAACTCCATTTCTTTCTTCAGAGGATGCAGTACGTGCCATGCTTACTAATAATTTTGGGATTCAGATCGCAAATAATAATGTAGGTGTAGCAGATAACAACACAAGTATTTTAAATTCTGATTATCTCCCTACTGTTTTTGGACAAGCAGGTGCAAATTTTGACAGAACTACGAGTACTACGGATTTTAATGGTGCTTTAGATAATGATGGAAATGCTCGTCCTAATGTGGTTATACCAGACGCCGAAACTGTGCGTTATGATGCATCTATAAATGCAAGTTATACTCTTTTTGACGGTTTAGGTAGATTTTATAATTATAAACAGCTTAAGGAGCAATACAACCTATCACAGTTAGAGGCGAGAGAAACTATAGAAAACACCATGGTTCAGCTTTTTTCAGTGTATTATGAGGTTGCCCGTATAGAAGAAAATATAGCTGTTTTTGAAACTGCACTAGAGATTTCAAGAAAGCGTGAAACGCGTGCCCAGTATCAATTTGATTATGGGCAAGTTAATAAACTACAAATTCTAAATGCTCAAGTAGATATTGTAACAGATAGTATTAATTTATTAAATGCTAAACAGCAACTGCGCAACACACAACGTGATCTCAATGTAGTTCTTGCGGCCCCACTTGAAAATTTAAAAACAGCAGATACTACAGTGGCATTCGTAAGTCCGCTATTGATAGATAGTTATGTTGAGCAGGCAAGTGTAAATAATGTGAATTTATTGCAAGTTGAACAGGATATCATTATTTCAGATTATGAAATAAAAAAGGCAAAAGGACTCTTTTTGCCAACCATAGGGTTAACTGGTAGTTATGGATGGAATCTCGCAAACAATCCTGCATCTGCTTTTTTTCCTGGAACTACTAGAAGTTCGACTAGTCTTGCTGCCGGGGCCAGCTTAAGCTGGAATATTTTTGATGGCGGCAGATCAATTGTAGGATTAAAAAATGCACGAATAGCTCTTGATAGTCAGAAGTTAATTAAAGAGCAGCTCAAGCAACAGGTTTACAGAGACATTGCTAATGCAAAAGGAAATTATCAGAATGCACTAATGGTTTTTAGATTGCAAGAGCAAAATGTAATTACTAGCGAGGCTAATTTTGAGCGCTCATCAGAACAATTTAAATTAGGTCAAGTATCAAGTGTAGAGTTTCGTCAAGCACAATTAAATCTTCTTAATGCGCAGACTACCAAGAACGCTGCAAAGTATACAGCAAAGCTTGCAGAGATACAGTTATTACAGCTTACAGGTCAATTGCTTAATGTAGATTTTTAA
- a CDS encoding CPXCG motif-containing cysteine-rich protein, translated as MYEHFFQCPYCWEEISMLLDPSISSVYVEDCEVCCNPIELQVGFEDGTLTSFSAIDIEQ; from the coding sequence ATGTACGAACATTTTTTTCAATGCCCTTACTGTTGGGAAGAGATTTCTATGCTCTTAGATCCATCCATAAGTAGTGTGTATGTAGAAGATTGTGAGGTTTGTTGTAACCCTATTGAATTGCAAGTAGGTTTTGAGGATGGAACTTTAACTTCATTCTCTGCTATAGACATCGAACAATAG
- a CDS encoding STAS/SEC14 domain-containing protein, with translation MIIELNIADDTLGFVYENKIAQDGVNQVKAAIEKKLESHDKINIYLEDDDVDEIEIRAFIDHTFFDISYAKRINRLVIVSNRSWIRRVVRLKDLLMTSDVKAYSSKKRVDALCWVMKK, from the coding sequence ATGATAATAGAACTTAATATCGCAGATGACACCCTAGGATTTGTTTATGAAAACAAAATCGCTCAAGATGGTGTTAACCAAGTAAAGGCGGCGATAGAGAAAAAGCTTGAAAGTCACGATAAAATCAATATCTATCTTGAAGATGATGATGTGGATGAGATTGAGATAAGAGCATTTATTGACCATACATTTTTTGATATTTCTTATGCTAAGCGTATCAATAGATTAGTGATTGTATCTAACAGGTCGTGGATACGCCGCGTAGTGCGTCTCAAGGATTTATTAATGACCTCAGACGTGAAGGCTTACTCGTCAAAAAAACGTGTAGATGCTTTATGCTGGGTTATGAAAAAATAA